Genomic window (Rhododendron vialii isolate Sample 1 chromosome 4a, ASM3025357v1):
TAAGAGTTTACGAAATAACTATTGCAACTTAACTAAAATCTACtatttaaaatcaaaatgaaagaaaaaattaataaaatatgtgATATTTTAGTTGTACAGGTAAAActacaagaataaaaataattttttattcataaagtaaTTTTCGGGACTGGTTATAGGACATGgtaatttctttgatttcttccCGACCTGATGCCtgaaaaatttaacaaaaatctaTCCCGCTCGAGACCATGGGCGGGTTAAATTGCCATATCCAATATAACAAGTTCTATGACCATATTATGACACCAAATTTACAACTAGGAGTTCAATGGGGAGCCAAAATTGGttgaaaaatggaacaaatggATAATTGGTTCTATATTGGAACCAATGATAACTATAGTCATTCTTGCCCCAACCATCATTTGCCAATCTAGACCCGAAGTATACCTAAAATTGGTTGGAATCTAGAAAAATCAtcgagaaaatgaaaaatctcaCCGGAAAATTGTGACGATTTGCAAGTGACAAGGGGTTCGATATGGAGTTAGAGATGGAGATCGAAGGTTGAAAATGAGATATGTAATGGTTGCATTGGTGTTGAGAAAGTAAAGAGAAatgtggagaaaaaaaaatagattaatttgaaaCAGTTTGgttttaaaataaaaccaacCGCTAAAAAGATAATTCCATAATTTGGCACAAAATCATTGTTTGGTGCCAAATTATGAAACCAACCACCATTGGAGTTGCTCAACCCTAAATGAATATTTAGAGCCACACAAAAGTGGCGACATTTGACAACTAAAGGGAGGCAGGGACTGTCCTGTGCAGCACGGAGCTACACAGCAAGCTGCGCACTCGTTGGTGAAGCCTTTTCGGCATCGGTCCAATTATCGGAGATGtccaccgcgtagagctcgtggAGTTCTACAAGGgtaccaaaaatcaatttgatcaaatattgttaagtgcctcatcggaacacatataacttgaaaaaaaatgaatcctaatggatacgaaacaccTGATCAAAACCattgaatccatttttttcaaattatatgtattccgatgagacaattaacaatatttgatcgaGTTAATTTTTGGTTCACATGTAGAAATCAACGAGCTCTaggcggtgaacgtctccgatcatcAAACTGATTCCGGAAAGGCTGCGCCGGTGGCTGTGCAGCACACTGTGCAGCACGGAGCTGCACAGCACAGTCGCCAGATCCCAACTAAAGTATACACAAGGTCGGTGCATGACACGTATTATTGAAGATTATCCCCTTCTGACAATTCCACCCCCCAAAATACCCCTTTAAAAAACGTTTCTCCCCACGTTCCTTTTTTTGTATgcacacacaaaacaaaaacccttCCTTTTCCAGTCTTTTTTCACAAgttaaaactctctctctctctctctctctctctctctagaacatcacctcttcttctctctctctctctctctctctctctctctcaccaaacCCTAGCTTTCTCTCTCCCAATCGGATAACCCCAGCTTCGATTTCACGATCCCTCTTCATGGCATCCGGATCGTCCGGCCGCAACAACAACTCTGGCACCAAGGCGTTCGACTTCACCACGGCCGACGACATTCTCTGCTCGTACGAGGATTACGGCAGTCAGGACGGTTCTAACGGAATTCACGCCGATCCTGCAATTGGGTCCAATTCTGCCAAGGTAATTGTGCTCTTCGCGATTTCTATCAGTTTCAGATGTGGTCGGATTGGTTGACTTTGAGTTAGGGTTCTGGAATATCCAGTTTGTTGGAGAATTATCAGTAGTTGCTTTGCGGTTCTTTGCGAAATTCGTGGACTGATTTGGATTAAGAGGGGTAAAACCGTAGGATGATCTTGTTGAGTCCATGTTGCCCTAGGGCCTCTGGATTAGACCTGTGATTGGATTAGAAATCCCTTGGGAGGCCATTTCTGGTGTTTGAATGTGACACTCTGTTATAGGATTACATATCtgttggacaaacaaattgggagcTTTCAAACTTTTCCACTGCATAGCGGGTTCTAGTTATTCAGTAGTCCCGGAGCACCTGCTCCAGATCACTCCAAAACCATACGTTTTGGGGGGACGCACGACTAAGTGTATGGACCCAATGTAAATGTGTGGTTCTGGAATGATCCGGAGGACCACGTGACAGTGCTCATggactactgaataattacttgCATAGGATTGGTTTTGGGGTTGTGATTCTTTTGAACTTCTGTTGGGTGTTATGACTTATGCGGTCGTGCTGAATAGAAGTTCTAGCTGTTGTTTGAGAGTTAGAGCAGAGTGATGGCTTCTGGACGTTCTGGTGCAGTTTGGCCAGTTAAGTAGGCATTTGTTTTTCTGTGATTGCCGCCGTGCTTGTTGGGTAACCAAATTAATTCTTATGTCGATTTACTTTGGTTGCGTAATGTGTTCCTGAAAAGGTGGTGGGTAGGGAAATAGTTCTACATTTGGCTGGAATTGTGTTTGAGTTCGGGATGTGGCAACATTTCTTTCTTGTAAGGGAAACATGAACCTTGCTTTAATAGTTGGTTTTAAGTGAAATGGTTACAAGAAGGAAGAACTGCGTAGTTATGCATTTACCAAAGGCAAGAGGGTAGGATCCGATGTATGTTGTTGTGTTTGGAGTCGTGAGACTCGAGATTCACAATCATGTATTGAATGAATCTACAACCTTGTTGAGTGCAAAACTATTTGGTAAAGGTTAGGGTGACATGTAGAGATGGTAAGTTGAAGGTTTTGGTTAACTATGCTTATCACTAAAAGTACATGATATAGTAATGTGTGCGCGATTTGTAATTTTGGCTCTAATTATCTCCTGACTTAATAGTTCTGGATCAAATCATCCCTGAAGAAAGAATTGCAAACTGATATGGTTTCGATCTCCTGCTTATTTTGGTATTTATTGTTGGCTGTCTTCTACATATATCCTGTTAGTTTCTTTTGAGAACCTTCTTTCCGAGTTTCTGTTCACTAAGTAATGGATCCTAAAGAACGAAGTGCAAACTAATATGCCTTTGATATCCTACTTATTTTGGTAATCATTACAGCCCGTCCTCGTGTATATCGTTGTGTCTTTTTTCTGTAAGTTGTTACTTTCTTTGGAGAACCTTCTTTCAGAGTTTTTGTTCACCAAGTCATTGCCAACAATTTGTCTTTTGTTTAATACTTCTGGTCCTCCTGGGTATGCCAAGCAATTATAGACTTatagtattctctctctctctctctctctctctctctctctctctctctctctctctctctctgtgtctgtgtgtgtgcgcgcgcgtaTCTCTTTAAGAATCAGAACCGGCTTGTGTTATTCGTTCATTTGAGCTTTACATATGGTTGCTGCTTGGACAATCCCTGCAAAATTTCAGGTTACTTCAAAAATCACATGTCCGCAGACTCGGCAGTAAATTTTAAACTTGGAATCTATCGTGTTGGAATCCTTGGCTAGTGCTTTAATGGCAGCTCTTGAAGGGGTTTTCTTCATGCCTTATGGTAGTCTTAGAATCTTTCGGGCAGCGAAGCCATTGTGTTATTGAGTAGTTGCCCTAGAATTTTATCATCAGTCCATTATTTGTTTGGGGGCACCTCATTAaacctttgtttggtttttcagGTCTGTTTTATCTTTGTTCAAAATAGTCCAAGCTTGTTAAgtgctttgaattttttttccttctccagAATGTTATTTCTTATGTTGTGGTGTTGCCAAACTTGCCATGGGTTGGGAACCTGGGGGGATGGTTTAACCCAACCAACTACCACGGAACGTTTGAACCAATCACTGCTGTCATCTAGCCTCATAAGAAAACCCCCTCTCCTCAAAGAAGTTCCAAAAGTGGTGGATGTGGACTGATGGCCCATCAGCAAAATAAAAGCCTATTCAGAAAAGTGCGTCAACAATTTATACGGGTccaaaaaataagcacaaaatgtAATATAGCCTGTTGTCCAAAAACCAAATTACAAATGGTTAAGATTGAAGTCAAGTCTATCCCATTGACCTTACAAAGTAAGAACTTTCTAAATGATGTTTATTGCAATATGCGAGTTTTACCTTTTTCCATGTCGTCCATTATACCTAAGAAGCTTTAGATTGAGTCTTCTACTTGAATCTTAGTTATGATATTGATCAGGCTTTCTTGGGATAGAAAAATAAAGTTACAGACATGTAGTTCCAAGCACCTTACATTGAATTGCGTAAGAACTGGGTGTCTTGTTTATGCTTAATGCTTGTTTGTAGATTTTGAATTATATCTGCAGCCTTACAATGCTATGTTATAATTTGAGCAGGAATTCCATAAAAACAGGATGGCAAGATCATCAATATTCCCTGCTTCTGCCTATGGTCCTCCAGAAGATTCTTTCAACCAAGATGTGATCTCTAGTGTTGAAAAGACCATGAAGAAACATACTGACAATCTCATGCGGTTTCTTGAAGGACTTAGTTCACGTCTATCACAGTTGGAGTTGTATTGCTACAATCTCGATAAATCCATTGGAGAAATGCATTCGGATTTAGTTCGTGATCACGGGGAGGCTGATTTAAAGCTTAAATCGCTGGAGAAGCATATGCAAGAGGTTATTTTAACTTTTGGCTGGATATTTTTTCACCCTCCCCTTTTAATTGATCATGGACCAATAATTGTTGGTATGAATTGGCCATTAAGGAACTGCTGGGGTAATAGTAAAGAAGCAGCAGATAAGTTCTTTCTGGATGTCTTGAATACATGATTGGACCTGAGTATTTGTGCATACGCATTTTGTACAAATTGGCCATTAAGGAACTGCTGGGGTAATAGTAAAGAAGCAGCAGATAAGTTCTTTCTGTATGTCTTGAATACATGATTGGACCCGAGTATTCGTGCATAGGCTAATAGTTTTGTGGTAGAGTTACAAATCTCTCTCTGATTTATCCAAATGGCAAACCCGAGCACATGGACAAGAGGTAATCTGCTTCCTTGAATCACGTTTGCAGGATACTTCTGGTTCTAGGCTCAATATAAGGGAAGCAGTGAACACATATCTGTACAAATTGGTGTTGCGGTATTTGCTTTTAACCATTTTGTTGGAGAATTTGTGATAGTTTCACATATCAGCTGCATTATTGACTTGCTTTTTATTTGCTTCTCCTCTGAAATATGTACATTTATCCTTTTCTCATTCATTTCTATTGAAGCAATTAGAATATTCATTATATGTATGGACTGCAGGTTCACAGGTCGGTACAGCTCCTAAGAGACAAACAGGAACTTGCTGATACGCAGAAAGAACTCGCCAAGCTTCAGCTTGCACAGAAAGAATCCTCTTCATCCACCCACTCCCAGCAGAAAGAGGAGAAGGCTTCACCACCAGCTGCTGATCCGAAAGCAACCGATAACACTCCGGACATGCACGGGCAGCAATTAGCTCTTGCCCTGCCCCACCAAGTTGCCCCACAGCCTTCTCTCCCCAGCAGACCCATGGAGCAACCTCAGCCTGTGGCACCCCCTCCAAGTGTGACCCAGTCTCAGGCATATTATTACGCTCCACCCCAGATGCCAAATATACCAACCCAAGGCCCGGCCCAAGCCCTAGGCCCAGCCCAGGCATCTCAGGGTCAGTATCTACAATCTGATGCTCAGTATGG
Coding sequences:
- the LOC131321990 gene encoding uncharacterized protein LOC131321990 codes for the protein MASGSSGRNNNSGTKAFDFTTADDILCSYEDYGSQDGSNGIHADPAIGSNSAKEFHKNRMARSSIFPASAYGPPEDSFNQDVISSVEKTMKKHTDNLMRFLEGLSSRLSQLELYCYNLDKSIGEMHSDLVRDHGEADLKLKSLEKHMQEVHRSVQLLRDKQELADTQKELAKLQLAQKESSSSTHSQQKEEKASPPAADPKATDNTPDMHGQQLALALPHQVAPQPSLPSRPMEQPQPVAPPPSVTQSQAYYYAPPQMPNIPTQGPAQALGPAQASQGQYLQSDAQYGAPQMQQPGQTQVNQAPQVHQLPQYQQQWAQQLPQHVGPPQTSMQPQIRPQSTAVYPPYLPSQPPNPSPAPETLPSSMPMQMPYPGISQQGGSRVDTMPYGYGGPGRTVQQQQPQQQPPPQQLKSSFGVQPGEGYTASGSHPSLSPGNAYMMYDGEAGRTHHPPQPPHFQQGGYTPTSVPLQGSQSNPSGSSLMVRPPQFMRNHPYNELIEKLVNMGYRGDHVNSVIQRLEESGQPVDLHTVLDRLNGHSSGGSQRGWSG